In Flavobacterium sp. CS20, a single window of DNA contains:
- a CDS encoding heme A synthase yields MFRRFAKISLIAIYLVIIAGAVVRMTGSGMGCPDWPKCFGYYIPPTEREQLEWKPQHNYFKGQVIIVNESLKVAKNKFSSNQNFNQNNWNNYNKHDYAKFNVWHTWIEYINRLFGALSGVFVLLMFISSFWLRKSKPKLILWSFITLVLLLFQAWLGATVVYSNLLPARITIHMIVALTIVALLLYIIHISKSENDQIKTSSNFKFLVIFSLILSLIQIGLGTQVRQFVDETVKSVGYEQKELWLNNPDIKFYIHRTFSIVVLLVNVLIWFMNRKYSYNLDKLTNGLLTVIGIEILTGILMYYFDFPFLTQPFHLVIATLMFSLQFYIFVKIHKNSKKIQTI; encoded by the coding sequence ATGTTTAGAAGATTTGCTAAAATTTCTCTTATTGCTATCTACCTTGTCATTATAGCAGGTGCTGTAGTTAGAATGACAGGAAGCGGTATGGGTTGCCCAGATTGGCCTAAATGTTTTGGATATTACATCCCTCCTACTGAACGGGAACAACTTGAGTGGAAACCACAACACAACTATTTTAAAGGACAAGTCATTATCGTCAATGAAAGCTTAAAAGTGGCAAAAAACAAGTTTTCTTCAAATCAAAATTTTAATCAAAATAATTGGAACAACTACAACAAACACGACTATGCCAAATTTAATGTTTGGCATACTTGGATAGAATATATTAATCGACTTTTTGGGGCTTTGTCGGGTGTTTTTGTATTACTGATGTTTATCAGCTCTTTTTGGTTGCGAAAATCAAAACCGAAACTCATTTTGTGGTCTTTTATCACTTTAGTCTTGTTGTTGTTTCAAGCTTGGCTCGGTGCTACTGTAGTGTATTCTAATTTGCTCCCTGCAAGAATAACCATTCATATGATAGTAGCTTTAACAATAGTTGCGTTGCTTTTGTATATCATTCATATTTCTAAATCTGAAAATGATCAAATTAAAACCAGTTCTAACTTTAAATTTCTTGTCATTTTTAGTTTGATTTTATCATTAATACAAATTGGTTTAGGCACTCAAGTCCGCCAATTTGTTGATGAAACCGTTAAATCTGTAGGATACGAACAAAAAGAATTGTGGTTAAACAATCCTGATATAAAATTCTACATTCATCGCACGTTTTCAATTGTAGTCTTGTTGGTCAATGTGTTGATTTGGTTTATGAATAGAAAATATAGTTACAATTTAGACAAACTTACCAATGGTTTATTAACTGTTATTGGTATTGAAATTTTAACAGGTATATTGATGTATTATTTTGATTTTCCTTTTCTAACGCAACCCTTTCATTTGGTCATTGCAACGTTGATGTTTAGTTTACAATTTTATATCTTCGTTAAAATACATAAAAACTCAAAAAAAATTCAAACGATATGA
- a CDS encoding S8 family serine peptidase, translating into MLILIVFTQNNFAQSIEQRKKITADYNIEQLKTLSQFFSDYYKTEKRKAIKYAQENNIPIVIPEKNGGVSILQRVLDDGTLIYTTTYNAGAAITINTNQVYAGGIKGLSLDGSGINFGMWDGGAVRDSHQELVGRVVQIDNPSSLSDHATHVSGTMIASGVNPSAKGMSFVANLTAYDFDNDLSEMTNEVANGMLVSNHSYGINPASIPETLFGAYISSTADIDQLVFNAPNYLPVFLAGNSRNVPPSQGGPYNPSKNGFDLISGKNLAKNILSVANVLEVNNYVDASSVVMSSTSSWGPTDDGRIKPDISAKGTNTFSCVANTDSSYAFFSGTSMATPSVSGSLGLLHQHYNNVYGSFLNATSMKAIVVHTAREAGDAPGPDYKFGWGLMDTGASADVITNKNFTSIIEENTLNQGDTYTKTVDAVGINQPLVATIAWTDPAGTVSDLLVVDSTIPKLVNDLDIKITAPDGSTQYFPWTLDVAFPDSPATTGNNIVDNVEKIEIDDAIGQYTIEISHKGTLQNLSQDYSLIVTGIAESQFAIQTDSPNLTFCADQTAIFDLDVNSISSFTGNINLIVSGLPSSLSASLSPSTINNEGTSTLSIDNLASVYQVIILFQLQHILELKHLVLT; encoded by the coding sequence TTGTTAATTTTAATTGTTTTTACCCAAAACAATTTCGCTCAATCCATAGAACAGAGAAAAAAAATCACTGCTGATTATAATATTGAGCAATTAAAAACCTTGTCTCAATTTTTTTCTGATTATTATAAAACTGAAAAGCGTAAAGCTATTAAATATGCTCAAGAGAATAACATTCCTATAGTTATACCTGAAAAAAATGGTGGTGTATCAATTTTACAACGGGTTTTGGATGATGGGACTTTAATTTACACAACAACTTACAATGCTGGTGCGGCGATTACTATTAATACAAATCAAGTTTATGCTGGTGGCATAAAAGGACTTTCACTTGACGGAAGCGGTATCAATTTTGGGATGTGGGACGGTGGAGCAGTAAGAGATTCTCATCAAGAACTAGTTGGTAGAGTTGTTCAGATTGACAACCCTAGTAGCTTAAGCGACCATGCCACACATGTTTCTGGTACTATGATTGCATCTGGTGTAAATCCAAGTGCAAAAGGAATGTCTTTTGTCGCTAACTTAACTGCCTATGATTTTGATAATGATTTATCTGAAATGACTAACGAAGTCGCGAACGGCATGTTAGTCTCTAATCATTCTTATGGTATAAATCCAGCATCAATACCCGAAACATTATTTGGAGCTTACATTTCTTCAACAGCAGATATTGATCAATTGGTTTTTAATGCACCAAATTATTTGCCTGTTTTTCTTGCAGGTAATAGCAGAAACGTTCCACCATCTCAAGGCGGACCTTATAATCCATCAAAAAATGGATTTGATTTAATCAGTGGTAAAAATTTAGCTAAAAACATTCTTTCAGTTGCAAATGTCTTGGAAGTTAACAACTACGTTGATGCTTCAAGTGTAGTCATGTCTAGCACGAGTAGTTGGGGACCAACTGATGATGGTAGAATTAAACCTGATATATCGGCTAAAGGAACAAATACTTTCTCTTGCGTAGCAAATACCGACAGCAGTTATGCTTTTTTTTCAGGAACATCTATGGCAACGCCTAGTGTTAGTGGAAGTTTAGGTTTACTGCATCAGCACTATAACAATGTGTATGGCAGTTTTTTAAATGCGACTTCAATGAAAGCTATAGTTGTACATACAGCAAGAGAAGCAGGTGATGCTCCTGGACCTGATTATAAATTTGGCTGGGGTTTGATGGATACAGGAGCATCAGCGGATGTGATTACCAATAAAAATTTTACCAGTATAATTGAAGAAAATACACTCAATCAAGGAGATACTTACACTAAAACCGTAGATGCTGTGGGCATCAATCAACCATTAGTAGCAACAATAGCATGGACAGATCCCGCTGGTACAGTTTCTGATTTGCTTGTTGTTGACAGTACGATTCCAAAATTAGTTAATGATTTAGATATCAAAATCACAGCTCCAGATGGTTCAACTCAGTATTTTCCTTGGACGCTTGATGTGGCATTTCCAGATTCTCCAGCTACTACAGGCAATAATATTGTTGATAACGTTGAAAAAATTGAAATAGACGATGCAATAGGTCAATATACCATAGAAATATCACATAAAGGGACTTTACAAAATCTTTCACAAGACTATTCTCTCATTGTAACAGGAATAGCTGAGTCTCAATTTGCTATTCAAACTGACTCGCCTAACCTTACATTTTGTGCAGATCAAACAGCTATTTTTGATTTAGATGTAAACTCTATTAGTTCTTTCACTGGAAATATTAATTTAATCGTCAGTGGTTTACCATCAAGTTTATCGGCATCATTGTCGCCATCAACAATCAATAATGAAGGAACATCTACTTTAAGCATTGATAATTTGGCTTCAGTTTACCAGGTGATTATCCTTTTTCAGTTACAGCATATTCTGGAATTGAAACATTTAGTTTTGACTTAA
- the tgt gene encoding tRNA guanosine(34) transglycosylase Tgt, whose amino-acid sequence MTFDIQSKDQNSKARTGVITTDHGKISTPIFMPVGTIATVKSVHQRELLNDIKADIILGNTYHLYLRPETDILQKAGGLHKFMNWPKNILTDSGGYQVYSLSERRKITEEGVKFKSHIDGSMHWFSPENVMDTQRLIGADIMMAFDECPPYPTDYQYAKRSMHMTHRWLERCIKRFDETEDLYSHQQHLFPILQGSTYKDLRQESAKYIVAKDMPGNAIGGLSVGEPNEKMYEITDMVTDILPKEKPRYLMGVGTPIDLLENIALGIDMFDCVMPTRNARNGMIFTSEGSINIKNLKWRDDFSPLDKDGTTWVDHEYSKAYVRHLFTVNELLAKQICSIHNLGFYLKLVRQATQHIEAGSFISWKTKMIDQLQNRL is encoded by the coding sequence ATGACATTTGATATTCAATCTAAAGATCAAAACTCTAAGGCTCGAACAGGCGTTATTACTACCGATCACGGAAAAATTAGCACTCCAATTTTTATGCCCGTCGGAACCATTGCCACTGTAAAATCGGTTCACCAAAGAGAATTGCTCAACGACATCAAAGCTGACATCATTCTTGGCAATACTTATCATCTTTATTTAAGACCAGAAACCGATATTTTGCAAAAAGCAGGTGGCTTGCATAAATTTATGAATTGGCCTAAAAATATATTGACAGATAGTGGTGGTTATCAGGTCTATTCACTCTCTGAACGCCGAAAAATTACCGAAGAAGGAGTAAAATTCAAATCACATATCGATGGTTCAATGCATTGGTTTTCACCTGAAAATGTTATGGATACACAACGCTTAATCGGAGCTGACATTATGATGGCTTTTGACGAATGTCCACCTTATCCAACTGATTATCAATATGCCAAACGCTCTATGCATATGACACATCGTTGGTTAGAAAGGTGTATAAAAAGATTTGATGAAACCGAAGATCTATATAGTCATCAACAGCATTTATTTCCTATATTACAAGGAAGCACCTACAAAGATTTAAGACAAGAATCTGCAAAATACATCGTCGCTAAAGATATGCCAGGCAATGCAATTGGCGGATTGTCTGTGGGTGAACCCAATGAAAAAATGTATGAAATAACTGATATGGTTACTGACATATTACCAAAAGAAAAACCACGATATCTTATGGGTGTTGGCACGCCAATTGATTTGCTTGAAAACATTGCTCTTGGTATAGATATGTTTGATTGTGTTATGCCTACACGAAACGCTAGAAACGGAATGATTTTTACAAGTGAAGGAAGTATCAATATCAAAAATTTAAAGTGGAGAGACGATTTTTCTCCCCTTGATAAAGACGGTACAACTTGGGTTGACCACGAATACAGCAAAGCTTATGTCAGACATTTATTTACAGTAAATGAGCTTTTGGCTAAACAAATTTGCAGTATTCACAATTTAGGCTTTTATTTGAAGTTAGTTAGACAAGCGACTCAACATATTGAAGCAGGAAGTTTTATTTCTTGGAAGACTAAAATGATAGATCAATTGCAAAATAGATTATAG
- a CDS encoding transketolase — MTTSSNLQDFVTQVRRDILRQVHKVNSGHPGGSLGCTEFFSVLFKEVLDTKDEFDMNGKDEDLFFLSNGHISPVYYSVLARCGYFPIEELNTFRHINSRLQGHPTTHEGLPGVRIASGSLGQGMSVAIGAALTKKLNKDKHLVYSLHGDGELQEGQNWEAMMYAGGNKVDNLIATVDYNGQQIDGSTDDVLPMGDLKAKFEAFGWLVLEEDKGNDINAVRNILAEAKSKTGQGQPVVILLKTIMGNGVDFMMHTHAWHGKAPNDEQLEIGLNQNPETLGDY, encoded by the coding sequence ATGACAACATCATCAAATTTACAAGATTTCGTCACTCAAGTGAGACGCGATATTTTAAGACAAGTCCATAAAGTCAATTCTGGTCATCCAGGTGGTTCTTTAGGTTGTACTGAATTTTTTTCTGTGCTATTTAAAGAAGTTTTAGACACTAAGGATGAGTTTGATATGAATGGAAAAGACGAAGATTTGTTTTTCCTTTCTAACGGGCATATTTCTCCTGTTTATTACAGTGTTTTAGCACGTTGTGGTTATTTTCCTATTGAAGAGCTCAATACTTTTAGACACATTAATTCCAGATTGCAAGGTCACCCAACAACGCATGAAGGTTTGCCTGGTGTGAGAATTGCTTCTGGTTCACTTGGTCAAGGCATGTCTGTTGCCATTGGAGCCGCTTTAACTAAAAAATTAAATAAAGACAAGCATTTGGTTTATTCACTTCACGGTGATGGCGAATTGCAAGAAGGTCAAAATTGGGAAGCTATGATGTATGCAGGAGGAAATAAGGTAGATAATCTTATTGCAACAGTAGATTATAACGGTCAACAAATTGACGGTTCTACGGATGATGTTTTGCCTATGGGTGATTTAAAGGCAAAATTTGAAGCCTTTGGCTGGTTGGTTTTAGAAGAAGACAAAGGCAATGATATCAACGCCGTTCGAAACATTTTGGCAGAAGCTAAATCAAAAACTGGTCAAGGACAACCTGTTGTGATTTTATTAAAAACCATTATGGGCAATGGTGTCGATTTTATGATGCATACGCATGCTTGGCATGGTAAAGCCCCAAACGACGAGCAATTAGAAATTGGGTTAAATCAAAATCCTGAAACTTTGGGAGATTATTAA
- a CDS encoding transketolase family protein codes for MKTYKNTGNIDTRSGFGAGLEELGNSNPNVVALCADLTGSLKMNAFKDQHPERFFQIGIAEANMMGIAAGMTIGGKIPFTGTFANFSTGRVYDQIRQSIAYSGKNVKICASHAGLTLGEDGATHQILEDLGLMKMLPGMTVINTCDFNQTKVATIAIAEHQGPVYLRFGRPKVANFTPENQSFEIGKAVKLQDGKDVTIVATGHLVWEALEAAKTLNEQGISAEVINIHTIKPLDEEAIVTSTKKTGCIVTAEEHNFLGGLGESVARTLAQHQPTPQEFVATQDTFGESGTPAQLMEKYGLNAKAIVEKAKKVINRIY; via the coding sequence ATGAAAACATACAAAAATACAGGAAATATAGACACACGGTCTGGCTTTGGTGCCGGTTTAGAAGAATTAGGTAACAGCAATCCCAATGTTGTAGCACTTTGTGCTGACTTAACAGGCTCATTAAAAATGAATGCTTTTAAAGACCAACATCCCGAACGTTTTTTTCAAATCGGAATCGCTGAAGCCAATATGATGGGGATTGCCGCAGGAATGACTATTGGTGGTAAAATTCCATTCACAGGAACATTTGCCAACTTTTCAACAGGTCGTGTTTATGACCAAATCCGTCAAAGCATTGCCTATTCAGGTAAAAATGTAAAAATATGTGCTTCACATGCGGGCTTAACTCTTGGAGAAGATGGAGCTACTCATCAAATTCTGGAAGATCTTGGCTTGATGAAAATGTTGCCTGGTATGACGGTGATTAATACATGTGATTTCAACCAAACTAAAGTCGCTACCATTGCCATAGCAGAACATCAAGGACCAGTTTATTTGCGGTTTGGACGTCCAAAAGTGGCTAATTTTACGCCTGAAAATCAATCTTTTGAAATTGGGAAAGCGGTAAAATTACAAGATGGCAAAGACGTTACAATTGTTGCAACTGGGCATTTGGTTTGGGAAGCTTTAGAAGCGGCAAAAACACTCAATGAGCAAGGTATTTCTGCTGAAGTAATCAACATTCACACCATCAAGCCTTTAGATGAAGAGGCTATTGTGACTTCTACTAAAAAAACAGGATGTATTGTAACAGCTGAAGAGCATAATTTTCTCGGCGGTCTGGGCGAAAGTGTTGCTCGAACTTTAGCACAACATCAGCCAACGCCACAAGAATTTGTCGCTACTCAAGATACGTTTGGCGAAAGTGGCACACCAGCACAATTGATGGAAAAATATGGTTTGAATGCCAAAGCTATTGTTGAGAAAGCAAAGAAAGTGATAAATAGAATATACTGA
- the dnaN gene encoding DNA polymerase III subunit beta codes for MNFIVSSHYMSQKLQVLGGIINNSNTLAILDNFLFELDHNILKVSASDLETTISVVLNVESESKIDFAVPAKILLDTLQTFPEQPLNFKVQENNTVEIRYQGGKFGLAYVKPDDFPNDVEVEDAITSTIIADTLATAINRTIFATGNDSLRPVMNGVFFQFLENDARFVGTDAHKLVKYTRSDIQSEKEAEFIMPKKPLNLLKSILSGSEEDVHIEYNETNAKFSFEDFELNCRLIDGKYPNYEAVIPYENPNKLIIDRNQFLNTVKRISIFANKTTHQIKLKLNGAELKISAQDVDYSNSGEERLDCQYNGDDMEIGFNSRFLIEMLSNLTSQEVQLAMSMPNRAGILTPVDGLEDGEEVTMLVMPVMLGN; via the coding sequence ATGAATTTCATCGTATCTAGTCATTATATGTCTCAAAAACTTCAAGTTTTGGGTGGTATTATCAACAATTCAAATACTTTAGCCATTCTTGACAATTTTTTGTTTGAGCTTGACCATAATATTCTAAAAGTATCTGCTTCAGACCTTGAAACAACCATTTCAGTAGTATTAAACGTTGAATCTGAGTCTAAAATTGATTTTGCGGTTCCTGCAAAAATATTATTAGATACTTTACAAACATTTCCAGAACAACCCTTAAACTTCAAAGTTCAAGAAAATAATACAGTTGAAATTAGATATCAAGGTGGTAAATTTGGGCTGGCTTATGTCAAACCAGATGACTTTCCAAATGATGTGGAAGTTGAAGATGCTATCACTTCAACAATAATAGCTGACACCTTAGCAACAGCAATCAATAGAACCATTTTTGCAACTGGAAACGATAGTTTAAGACCTGTGATGAACGGTGTGTTTTTTCAGTTTTTAGAAAATGATGCGAGATTTGTAGGAACCGACGCCCATAAACTGGTCAAATATACCAGAAGCGATATTCAAAGTGAAAAAGAAGCTGAGTTTATTATGCCCAAAAAACCACTTAATCTTTTAAAATCAATACTAAGTGGTAGCGAAGAAGATGTTCATATTGAATACAATGAAACTAATGCCAAATTTTCTTTTGAAGATTTTGAACTTAACTGTCGATTGATTGATGGTAAATATCCAAATTACGAAGCGGTTATTCCTTATGAAAACCCAAATAAACTTATCATAGACCGCAATCAATTTTTAAATACTGTGAAACGTATTTCTATTTTTGCTAATAAAACTACACATCAAATCAAACTAAAACTAAATGGTGCTGAATTAAAAATATCTGCTCAAGATGTTGATTATTCAAATTCGGGCGAAGAACGTCTTGATTGTCAGTATAATGGAGATGACATGGAAATCGGTTTCAATTCACGCTTTTTAATTGAAATGCTTAGTAATCTCACTTCACAAGAAGTGCAATTGGCCATGAGTATGCCAAACAGAGCTGGAATTCTTACACCTGTGGATGGTCTTGAAGATGGCGAAGAAGTCACCATGTTGGTTATGCCCGTGATGTTAGGCAATTAG